From a single Candidatus Thorarchaeota archaeon genomic region:
- a CDS encoding MFS transporter produces MSFPSDSEQYPEPDQLELATTTESDHSTGMYQVWMLAFSLALLQVGFGIVMPIFPYYIVSLGVGATELGVLAASFAITRIIFAGPLGRLSDKTGRKPVLLASLIGFAIANVIYAMAEDIFIMILARALEGGVSAGFFPAANAFVSDVTSPENRGTAMGYLSMGNMVGFIIGPMIGGALAQFLGIRLPFVIAAIATLATFVAVMALLVEPAYKFSEEHEKQPEIPLRDVFSRHVKSYTALGMAMFANMFAMGILEVAFLLDAVVRFHVSPLEIGVFFGLIGVFTVIGNVGFGYLSDHHGRKWLIVSGGLIGAVSLYMFMISGDIMGFMFAGIVLAVGMSMRGPTIQALIGDLTDESAYGVVMGTFGAVSNGAYAISPLLSGIMYDSSGDSISSLLLAIVVTLAGVGVAAVGLPGGIIISDETAADEEPDALNTSL; encoded by the coding sequence ATGAGTTTTCCATCAGACTCCGAGCAATATCCAGAACCGGACCAACTAGAATTGGCCACGACAACTGAGTCTGACCATAGTACAGGGATGTATCAGGTATGGATGCTGGCGTTCTCATTGGCACTTCTTCAAGTTGGATTTGGGATCGTGATGCCGATCTTTCCGTACTATATTGTTTCACTCGGAGTTGGTGCAACGGAACTCGGAGTCCTTGCCGCATCATTTGCGATCACTAGAATTATATTTGCGGGACCACTTGGCCGACTCTCGGACAAGACTGGAAGAAAACCCGTGCTTCTCGCCTCGCTGATCGGTTTTGCCATTGCGAATGTCATCTATGCCATGGCTGAAGATATTTTCATCATGATCCTTGCGAGGGCTCTTGAGGGTGGAGTCTCAGCCGGATTCTTTCCTGCGGCAAACGCATTCGTATCGGATGTCACATCTCCAGAAAATCGCGGGACCGCCATGGGATACCTGAGCATGGGGAACATGGTGGGATTCATCATTGGCCCGATGATCGGAGGCGCACTCGCCCAGTTCCTTGGAATACGCCTGCCATTCGTGATTGCGGCCATTGCCACTCTAGCAACATTTGTGGCAGTGATGGCACTATTAGTAGAGCCAGCATACAAGTTTTCAGAAGAGCATGAAAAGCAACCGGAGATTCCTTTGAGAGACGTCTTCTCAAGGCATGTGAAGTCATATACGGCATTGGGTATGGCTATGTTCGCAAATATGTTTGCAATGGGCATCCTTGAGGTGGCATTCCTTCTTGATGCGGTTGTGCGATTTCATGTCTCGCCATTGGAGATCGGTGTCTTCTTTGGTCTCATCGGAGTCTTCACTGTCATTGGCAACGTGGGTTTTGGATATCTCTCGGATCATCATGGGCGAAAGTGGCTCATCGTCAGTGGTGGTCTCATTGGTGCGGTCTCGTTGTACATGTTCATGATCTCAGGGGATATCATGGGATTCATGTTCGCGGGAATTGTATTAGCAGTCGGCATGTCGATGCGTGGCCCGACGATCCAAGCACTCATAGGAGACCTCACTGATGAGAGTGCGTATGGAGTAGTCATGGGCACTTTTGGAGCAGTAAGCAACGGAGCCTACGCCATCAGTCCACTGTTGAGTGGGATCATGTATGATAGTAGTGGGGATAGCATATCCAGCCTCTTGTTGGCGATCGTAGTAACACTGGCGGGGGTGGGTGTTGCAGCAGTGGGTCTACCGGGAGGGATCATCATATCTGATGAGACCGCTGCTGATGAAGAACCGGATGCGCTTAACACTTCACTGTAA
- a CDS encoding GNAT family N-acetyltransferase: MIRRPTDFVKKETATPQSFFYAARRIGRVLPLKNWEFTSTDNRHIIVRHAFPEDAQTLHKGFREVVSEQRWLPTLHPNGTVSDWISWIHRTRRTTEALLVAEIDYKYAGHLSLQPEEWEASKHVARLGIIVIKGLRGIGVGKSLMIAADDVARENGFEKIVLSTFADNEVARHLYESVGYRLVGIREKHFKMPHDYIDEVLYEKRIQ, translated from the coding sequence TTGATTAGACGACCAACTGACTTCGTCAAAAAGGAAACTGCCACACCACAATCCTTTTTCTATGCAGCTCGTCGCATTGGCCGGGTCCTGCCATTGAAAAATTGGGAGTTTACAAGTACGGACAATAGACACATCATAGTGCGCCACGCCTTTCCTGAAGATGCACAAACACTTCACAAAGGGTTTCGAGAAGTCGTGAGCGAACAGAGATGGCTACCAACACTTCATCCAAATGGGACTGTCTCAGATTGGATATCGTGGATACACCGGACACGTAGAACGACCGAGGCACTTCTTGTTGCGGAGATCGACTATAAATATGCAGGACACTTGAGCCTTCAGCCGGAAGAGTGGGAAGCATCTAAGCACGTTGCACGACTGGGAATCATTGTGATCAAAGGGCTACGGGGGATCGGCGTTGGAAAATCGCTGATGATAGCCGCGGACGACGTAGCTCGTGAAAATGGCTTTGAGAAAATTGTCCTCAGCACTTTTGCGGATAACGAAGTGGCACGACATCTCTACGAATCAGTTGGATATCGACTCGTAGGTATCAGAGAGAAACATTTCAAAATGCCACACGATTACATTGACGAGGTTCTCTATGAGAAGAGAATCCAATAA
- a CDS encoding amino acid-binding protein, whose product MWQLLAKRFHDSPQRLRVAQAIIRHGFRVAGIGDVRCGDIRIPLKSLGDAFRIDRRTVRATTEIIINDPELQPFFANLRPAGPSLERVAHLFGFGIVVIFVKDPENSGILSEVTTTIAGYGISIRQVIAEDAGVYPEPCLKVITQEELSGGIINALTGIRGVSRVVIQK is encoded by the coding sequence ATGTGGCAACTTCTTGCCAAGAGATTTCATGACTCGCCCCAACGATTGCGTGTAGCACAAGCAATCATTCGTCATGGATTTCGAGTGGCGGGAATAGGTGATGTTCGATGTGGGGACATCCGAATCCCTCTCAAGTCCTTGGGAGATGCGTTTCGGATCGATCGAAGGACTGTAAGGGCGACTACTGAAATCATCATCAATGACCCAGAACTGCAACCATTCTTTGCAAACTTGAGACCTGCTGGTCCTTCACTTGAACGAGTAGCACATCTCTTTGGTTTTGGGATTGTTGTGATCTTTGTAAAAGACCCGGAAAACTCGGGAATCCTCTCGGAAGTCACAACCACGATTGCTGGCTATGGAATCTCGATCCGTCAAGTCATTGCGGAGGATGCTGGAGTGTATCCTGAACCCTGCCTGAAGGTCATCACACAGGAGGAATTGTCAGGAGGCATCATCAACGCCTTGACTGGCATCCGTGGAGTAAGCCGAGTCGTGATCCAGAAGTAA
- a CDS encoding GNAT family N-acetyltransferase, with the protein MTTVMTSPQIRQGVLKDCKDILTIYQTTRWLDHKYTHVDEVKKEHQGLFFRRWGWLVAEIDEKVIGEIIFRTEENPTLGTVGIITSVDVDVRYQKHGVGRELVSRAEQILSERGVSRTFTDTPPEAYNFWMKLGYFARQPLLTIEADISSVVNSRSRTIQARPLEKFYHLPYSVKFSHLAPVGHLSRLAEPVLEGTTRGAVYELYKNNELVGSCVVARTNNGTVEFIADVREGKEELLKTVAIRAATLAKKLRVKRIKTIIPKVQWEKYEGIADWSVNDSNLIPITRLL; encoded by the coding sequence ATGACCACTGTGATGACTTCACCTCAGATTCGCCAAGGTGTGCTCAAAGATTGTAAGGACATCTTGACAATATATCAAACAACGCGCTGGTTAGATCACAAATACACCCATGTGGACGAAGTCAAGAAAGAACACCAAGGATTGTTTTTCCGACGCTGGGGATGGCTTGTGGCCGAGATCGATGAGAAGGTCATAGGGGAGATCATCTTTCGTACGGAAGAGAATCCCACACTTGGGACTGTTGGGATAATTACCAGTGTTGATGTCGATGTACGTTACCAGAAACATGGAGTAGGTAGAGAGTTGGTCAGCAGAGCCGAACAGATACTCTCTGAACGTGGTGTTTCGAGAACATTTACAGATACACCACCTGAAGCGTACAACTTCTGGATGAAGCTTGGATACTTCGCCAGACAGCCACTGCTCACAATTGAAGCAGACATCTCAAGTGTAGTAAATAGCAGGAGCAGGACGATCCAAGCAAGGCCATTGGAAAAATTCTATCACTTGCCATATAGTGTGAAGTTCTCGCATCTTGCACCTGTCGGACATCTATCACGGTTGGCGGAACCTGTACTAGAAGGTACAACACGAGGCGCAGTATACGAATTATATAAAAATAACGAACTTGTTGGAAGCTGCGTAGTTGCAAGAACCAACAATGGCACAGTTGAATTCATTGCTGATGTCAGAGAGGGGAAGGAAGAGTTGCTGAAGACTGTGGCGATCCGTGCAGCCACACTCGCAAAGAAACTTCGGGTGAAGAGAATAAAGACGATCATTCCAAAAGTACAGTGGGAAAAATATGAGGGGATAGCAGACTGGAGTGTGAATGACTCCAATCTGATCCCAATCACCAGACTATTGTGA